Proteins co-encoded in one Desulfatiglans sp. genomic window:
- a CDS encoding DNA polymerase III subunit alpha, translating into MSDSSSFVNLHVHTEFSLLDGAITIKDLIKKAEGFNMPYVAVTDHGNMFGAVQLFTQCKGSSVKPIIGCEVYVAPGDRRDHAPANDGQPSNYHLVLLVMNETGYKNLSRLVTMGHLEGFYYKPRVDMEILRDYNEGLIAMSACMKGIVPYHIMKGRMEIAAQKAREFESIFDDGRFYLEVQANGMPEQDDVNKKLRELSKKLSIPLVATNDCHYLNREHAEAHDALLCIQTGKLVDDTDRMRFSTNEFYFKSREEIEKTLGEGYTEALDNTVKIAERCTYQMKFGEYKYPVYHIEGDKSLNDLLKEEARKGLEKRLNQREKEDGPISDELKKEYQDRLEYELDVITKMGFSGYFLIVGDFIEYARKSGIPVGPGRGSAAGSLAVYCLGITNLDPIKYDLLFERFLNPERISMPDIDIDFCMNGRDDVIRYVTQKYGYDNVGYIVTFGTMKARGVIRDVGRVLNIPYNDVDKIAKMVPEGPKVTLASAMEEEPDLKKLENGQETERKLLRIAKALEGIARHSSTHASGIVISDKPLVEYLPVIKGQNDEIMTQFTMDQLEKVGLIKFDFLGLKTLTVIKHAVMIIKESTGADIDIDNISLTDEKTFRLCQEGKTTGVFQLESDGMKDLLRRLKPEDFEDLVALVALYRPGPMDWIPDYIDGKHGKRKPNYLHPKLQPILGKTHGVAVYQEQVMQIARDLAGFSMGEADVLRKAMGKKKAELLAEQKEKFVKGCVQNNIDAPLAEKIFAFIEPFAGYGFNRSHAACYALIGYQTAYLKAHYPVQFMAALLTNDMGSPDKTIKNIAECREMGIRILPPDVHESRADFTVVNNAIRFGLAAVKNVGMKAVESIIEARDKEGRFTDIFDFSKRVDGSKVNKRVLEGLIQCGAMDFTGVFRSRLFAAVDDVIRMSGINHNPNQLTIFGAMKGDNKGMAALFEFPELNEWNDKEKLKREKESLGFYITGHPLNEYQKTAERYATTTIAGLLKSEDRSQVKVAGVIADIKLKRTKKGDRMAVISLEDQTDSVEVVFFPDAFNSSSHLLKGDDPVLVTGVVEINENMAKIIGKEVASLETIRQQAIRVVKFNLDDKKISKQYLEELRDIFFKYPGESSVEFMLEGDNGQKFCVCANNHYRVLPCDELMCEIEERTGQKIPCTYH; encoded by the coding sequence TTGTCAGACAGTTCATCTTTTGTAAACCTGCACGTGCATACCGAGTTCAGTCTCCTTGATGGGGCTATTACCATTAAAGATCTTATAAAAAAGGCAGAGGGCTTTAACATGCCGTATGTAGCTGTAACTGACCACGGCAATATGTTCGGGGCGGTCCAGCTCTTCACCCAGTGTAAAGGGAGCAGTGTTAAACCCATTATCGGCTGTGAGGTATATGTTGCCCCCGGAGACAGGCGGGATCATGCACCTGCAAATGATGGCCAGCCAAGCAACTATCACCTTGTGCTTCTGGTAATGAATGAGACAGGTTACAAGAACCTGAGCAGGCTTGTTACCATGGGGCATCTTGAGGGTTTTTACTACAAGCCCAGGGTCGATATGGAGATATTAAGAGATTATAATGAAGGGCTTATCGCCATGTCCGCCTGCATGAAGGGTATTGTGCCTTATCATATTATGAAGGGCCGCATGGAAATAGCAGCACAAAAGGCGCGTGAGTTTGAATCCATATTTGATGATGGAAGGTTTTATCTTGAGGTGCAGGCAAACGGCATGCCTGAACAGGATGATGTGAATAAAAAACTAAGGGAGCTTTCAAAAAAGCTTTCCATACCCCTTGTTGCCACCAATGACTGTCATTACCTGAACCGCGAACATGCAGAGGCCCATGATGCGCTTTTATGCATACAGACCGGCAAGCTTGTTGATGATACTGACAGGATGAGGTTTTCAACAAATGAATTCTATTTCAAGTCAAGGGAGGAGATAGAAAAGACCCTGGGAGAGGGCTATACAGAGGCGCTTGATAATACGGTTAAGATTGCAGAGCGCTGTACCTACCAGATGAAATTCGGGGAGTACAAATACCCTGTTTACCATATAGAGGGCGATAAAAGCCTTAATGACCTGCTCAAAGAAGAGGCCAGAAAGGGGCTTGAAAAGAGGCTTAACCAGCGTGAAAAGGAGGATGGGCCCATATCTGATGAGCTTAAAAAGGAATACCAGGATCGGCTTGAATATGAGCTGGATGTTATCACAAAGATGGGCTTTTCAGGCTACTTCCTTATTGTTGGCGATTTTATAGAGTATGCACGTAAATCAGGTATCCCGGTCGGGCCTGGACGCGGCTCTGCTGCAGGGTCACTTGCTGTCTACTGCCTGGGCATAACCAACCTTGACCCCATAAAATATGACCTCCTCTTTGAAAGGTTCCTTAACCCTGAGAGAATAAGCATGCCTGATATTGATATAGACTTCTGCATGAATGGAAGAGACGATGTAATCAGGTATGTAACACAGAAATACGGCTATGATAATGTTGGGTACATTGTTACCTTTGGTACTATGAAGGCGCGTGGCGTAATAAGGGATGTGGGCCGCGTGCTCAATATACCCTATAACGATGTTGATAAAATTGCGAAGATGGTGCCTGAAGGGCCAAAGGTTACACTGGCATCCGCAATGGAAGAGGAGCCTGACCTTAAAAAACTTGAAAACGGCCAGGAGACAGAGCGCAAACTCTTAAGGATCGCAAAGGCCCTTGAGGGGATTGCAAGGCATTCATCCACCCACGCATCAGGTATAGTTATCTCTGACAAGCCCCTTGTGGAGTATCTCCCGGTAATTAAAGGTCAGAACGATGAAATAATGACCCAGTTCACAATGGATCAGCTTGAAAAGGTCGGCCTTATCAAGTTTGACTTCCTTGGCCTTAAGACCCTCACTGTTATCAAACATGCGGTTATGATCATAAAGGAATCCACAGGGGCAGATATTGATATAGACAACATCTCCCTTACGGATGAAAAGACCTTCAGGCTCTGCCAGGAGGGTAAAACAACAGGCGTGTTCCAGCTTGAAAGTGATGGCATGAAGGACCTTTTGCGCAGGCTTAAGCCGGAGGATTTTGAAGACCTTGTAGCCCTTGTTGCACTATACAGGCCCGGACCAATGGACTGGATACCTGATTACATAGATGGGAAGCACGGGAAGAGAAAACCAAACTACCTGCACCCAAAGCTTCAGCCTATACTTGGCAAGACCCACGGTGTTGCTGTTTATCAGGAGCAGGTAATGCAGATTGCACGTGACCTTGCAGGCTTCTCAATGGGAGAGGCAGATGTGCTCAGGAAGGCAATGGGTAAGAAAAAGGCGGAGCTCCTGGCTGAGCAGAAGGAGAAGTTTGTAAAGGGGTGTGTCCAAAACAATATAGATGCCCCCCTTGCAGAAAAGATATTCGCTTTTATTGAACCATTTGCAGGCTACGGCTTCAACCGCTCCCATGCGGCATGCTATGCCCTTATAGGTTACCAGACCGCTTATTTAAAGGCCCATTATCCTGTCCAGTTTATGGCTGCTCTGTTAACAAACGACATGGGTAGCCCTGACAAGACCATTAAGAACATTGCCGAATGCCGCGAAATGGGTATCCGCATTCTTCCGCCCGATGTCCATGAAAGCCGGGCCGATTTTACTGTTGTAAATAACGCCATCAGGTTCGGCCTTGCCGCTGTTAAAAATGTCGGAATGAAGGCGGTTGAATCCATTATAGAGGCGCGTGATAAAGAGGGCAGGTTCACTGATATATTTGATTTTAGCAAAAGGGTAGATGGCTCAAAGGTAAATAAAAGGGTGCTTGAGGGGCTTATACAGTGCGGGGCAATGGATTTTACCGGGGTTTTCAGGTCACGGCTTTTTGCCGCGGTAGACGATGTAATAAGGATGTCAGGGATTAACCATAATCCAAACCAGCTTACTATCTTTGGCGCCATGAAGGGTGACAACAAGGGCATGGCCGCCCTCTTTGAGTTCCCTGAACTAAATGAATGGAATGACAAGGAAAAGCTTAAGAGAGAAAAGGAGTCACTTGGTTTTTATATAACCGGCCACCCGCTTAATGAATATCAGAAGACAGCGGAAAGGTATGCCACCACAACTATTGCAGGGCTTTTAAAGTCAGAGGATCGTTCACAGGTAAAGGTGGCAGGTGTGATAGCGGATATAAAACTTAAGAGGACTAAAAAAGGCGACAGGATGGCTGTGATCTCCCTTGAGGACCAGACCGATTCTGTTGAGGTGGTCTTTTTCCCCGATGCATTTAACAGCTCGTCTCACCTGTTAAAGGGGGATGACCCGGTGCTTGTAACCGGTGTTGTAGAGATAAATGAAAACATGGCCAAGATTATAGGAAAAGAGGTTGCATCGCTTGAAACCATAAGGCAGCAGGCAATCAGGGTTGTAAAGTTTAATCTGGATGATAAAAAGATCTCAAAGCAGTACCTTGAGGAGCTCAGGGATATATTCTTTAAATATCCGGGTGAAAGTTCTGTTGAATTTATGCTTGAAGGGGACAATGGCCAGAAATTCTGCGTATGTGCTAATAACCATTACAGGGTGCTCCCATGTGACGAGTTGATGTGCGAGATAGAGGAGAGGACAGGGCAGAAGATTCCATGCACATACCATTAA